TTGCCGCTGTAGCGAACCAGGCACTACCCCACGGGGCGCGCCAAAGCGGCACACCGGATCTGGCACGATGACCTGGTGCGCGCCAGCTCCCCCCAGCTCCGGACTCGAGGATTTACGGCTCGCCGACGCCGCGTGCTGGCCGCCGTGATGCTGCTGTTACTGGTGCCCCTGGCTACCGGATGCCTGCGGGTCAGAGCGTCGCTCACCATCTCGCCCGATGACCTGGTGTCCGGGGAGATCATCGCCGCCGCCAAACCGCGCACGAGTAAAGACACCGGGCCCCAGCTCGACGGCAACCTGCCGTTCAGCCAGAAGGTGGCCGTCTCGAACTACGACAGCGATGGCTACGTGGGCTCCCAGGCGGTGTTTTCCGATTTGACCTTCGCCGAGCTGCCCCAGCTGGCCAACATGAACTCCGACGCCGCCGGGGTGAATCTATCGCTGCGCCGAAACGGCAACCTGGTGATCCTGGAGGGCCGCGCGGATCTGACGTCGGTGACGGACAACGACGCCGACGTCGAGCTAACGGTCGCCTTTCCCGGGGTAGTGACCTCGACCAACGGTGACCGCATCGAGCCCGAGGTGGTGCAGTGGAAGCTCAAACCCGGCGTGGTGAGCACGATGACCGCTCAGGCTCGCTACACCGATCCGAACACCCGGTCTTTCACCGGGGCGGGCATCTGGTTGGCCATCGCGTCGTTCGCGGCCGCCGGTGTCGTGGCACTGCTGGCCTGGATCAGCCGGGACCGCTCCCCCCGGTTCACGGCCCCGGGTGAAGAGCCGCAGGGCTAGATTTGCTCGGCTCCTCATCGGGCCGTCCCGGCCCGCATCGTCGCCGAGCGGGCTAGATTTGCTCGGCCGGCGACCAGTAGGCGAGCATCTCCCCGAAGGTCTCGAAAGCCGGCGCCGAGACACCGTACGTCGCCTCGAGATGGACGCTCAGCGGGAAACCCAGGTCAGCGACGCCGTCGATGACGCGCTTGTACAAATCGACCATGAGCTGGCGTTTCACAGCGGGCTCGCTGCCAGCCAACCTTTTGACGAACTCCTGCTCATCGGCCACTGCGGCGTTTCCCGGGTCCTGGATTAGCCAGTTGATCAAGCCGACGCGTGTTTCCACCTTCGGTACGAAGCCGAACGACAGCAGCACCTCGGGCCGATGATCCGAGTTCTCGGCGAACTTGCGCAGGAAGCCGACGATTGCGTCGGAATACAACAGCTGCGTCATGCCGTAGGTCGCGCCCTGATCGCACTTGAAGTTGAACCGGCCCTGTTCGCCGTCCCGCGTGGGGATCAGGATCACGCCACGGTTGGCCACCAACTCGCGATAGATCGATAGCGCATCGGTGGGCGCCACGCCGGAGCCCTCGCCGTCATTCATGGTGCGCGGCACACCGACGAAAACCACACCCTCCATCCCGGCAGCGATCAGGTCGGAGAGCCGATCGCGCAGGGCGTGCTCGTCCATGAACGCGGTGACCTGCGTGCACAGACCGTTAAGCCCCGGCAACTCCGGCTTGATGATCGACCAGAAGTCCAGGACGTCCAGCTTTGGCTGCATCGGGACGGGCCGATCGTCCTCCTCGGCGATCATGCCGGGAATCATTACGTGCCGAATCCGGCCGTCAAGCCCGAATTCGGACGAGTTCTGCACGACTTTTTGTGCATCTTCCAAAGCTCGCTCCTTACCACCGTCGATGTTCGGTGGCACCAGCTCGAGCGCGATGGTGTTGAGGGTCACACGGCTCCTCTTCGTCAGGCGACTGTGTCTACGGTCGCGCCACGCCGCGCAAACCTTTTGGTGCTGGGCCTTGCCGGCCAGCCAACCCAGGTCACCCCGCCAGCATAGGGGGGATTAGTGAGTCGGTCGAAGCAACTCAGCCCACGGCCGCGAGCTGAGCCCGCCCGTGCCGTCCGAAAAGGCCGCCCGGGCCCGCGCGGAATACACTGTCGGGCCAGGGACAACGCCGAGTGAGAAAGGGGCGCCGCGCTGAGCCTCAACGCCCCAGCAGCAGCGGCAACCGTCGAGTTGGCCGGCGCCATTACCGACCAACTGCGACGGTACTTGCACGACCGTCGCAGCGAGGCTGCCTACATCGGTAGCGACTACGACGCCTTAATCGCCTGCCTCGAAGATTTTGTGCTCAACGGGGGCAAGCGGCTGCGGCCGGTATTCGCCTACTGGGGCTGGCAGGCGGTGGCAACTCGTGATCCCGATCCCGATGTGCTGCTGCTGTTTTCCGCGCTGGAACTGCTGCACGCGTGGGCGCTGGTCCACGACGACGTGATCGACGGCTCCTCCACCCGCCGCGGCAGACCGACGGCCCACGTGCACTTCGCAGCGCTGCACCGCGACCGGAACTGGCGGGGCTCGCCGGACCAGTTCGGGATGTCGGCAGCGATCCTGCTCGGCGACGTGGCCCAAGCCTGGGCCGACGACATCGTCTCCCGGGTCTCCCAGGCCGGTTTACCGCGCGACGCCCAGCGACGAGTCCAGCGCGTCTGGGCCGACCTCCGCACCGAGGTGCTGGGCGGGCAATACCTCGACATCCTGGCCGAGGCCAGCGCGGTGGAGTCGATCGAGTCGGCGATGAACGTCGCGATGTTCAAGACCGCCTGCTACACGGTCTCGCGGCCGCTACAGCTGGGAGTGGCCGCCGCGGCCGACAGACCCGACGTTCAAACCGTTTTCCAGCAGTTCGGGACCGAACTCGGCGTGGCGTTTCAGCTACGCGACGACGTGCTCGGCGTGTTCGGGGACCCAGCCGTGACGGGTAAACCGTCCGGCGACGACTTGAGGTCGGGCAAGCGCACCGTCTTGGTGGCCGAAGCGGTGGCATTGGCGGAGAAGTCAGATCGCCTGGCGGCCAACCTGTTACGGACCTCGATTGGTACTCAGCTTACCGACCGGCAAATGCGCGAATTGCGCGACGTCATCGTGGGGGTGGGCGCGCTGGCCGCCGCGGAGAGACGTATCGAGGAACTAACCCAACAAGCATTGGCCACCCTGGCCGCCGCCCCCATCAGCGCCGCAGCCAAAGTAGGGCTGTCCGAACTGGCCAAGATGGCGACGGACCGGTCTGCCTGAACCGATGGTCACCGCGGCGAAAGACTCTGTCACCCAATATCTTTCGCGCCTGCGCGCGTTCGCCATCGCCCCGGAAGCCCGACCTGCGCGGCTGGGATGCCTGGGAGCGGTGCTCATCACCGTGGGCGGTCTGGGTGCGGGCAGCACCAAGCCACACGACCCGCTGCTCGAATCGATGCACCTGTCCTGGCTGCGCTTCGGCCACGGGCTGGTGCTGTCGTCGATTCTGCTGTGGGCGGGTGTGGGTCTGATGGTGATCGCATGGCTAGTACTGGGCCGACGCCTCCTCGCCGACCCCGGTCCTAACTCAGCCACCGAGTTCACGATGAGGGCTACCACCGCATTCTGGTTGGCGCCGTTGCTGCTGTCGGTTCCCGTCTTCAGTCGTGATACCTACTCATACCTGGCCCAGGGCGCGCTGCTGCGCGATGGCTTCGATCCCTATGCGGTCGGTCCGGTGGCTAATCCGAATGCGTTGCTGGACAACGTAAGCCCAATTTGGACGATCACCACAGCGCCTTACGGTCCG
This is a stretch of genomic DNA from Mycobacterium lacus. It encodes these proteins:
- the idsA2 gene encoding bifunctional (2E,6E)-farnesyl/geranyl diphosphate synthase, with the protein product MAGAITDQLRRYLHDRRSEAAYIGSDYDALIACLEDFVLNGGKRLRPVFAYWGWQAVATRDPDPDVLLLFSALELLHAWALVHDDVIDGSSTRRGRPTAHVHFAALHRDRNWRGSPDQFGMSAAILLGDVAQAWADDIVSRVSQAGLPRDAQRRVQRVWADLRTEVLGGQYLDILAEASAVESIESAMNVAMFKTACYTVSRPLQLGVAAAADRPDVQTVFQQFGTELGVAFQLRDDVLGVFGDPAVTGKPSGDDLRSGKRTVLVAEAVALAEKSDRLAANLLRTSIGTQLTDRQMRELRDVIVGVGALAAAERRIEELTQQALATLAAAPISAAAKVGLSELAKMATDRSA
- the lppM gene encoding lipoprotein LppM, which translates into the protein MLLLLVPLATGCLRVRASLTISPDDLVSGEIIAAAKPRTSKDTGPQLDGNLPFSQKVAVSNYDSDGYVGSQAVFSDLTFAELPQLANMNSDAAGVNLSLRRNGNLVILEGRADLTSVTDNDADVELTVAFPGVVTSTNGDRIEPEVVQWKLKPGVVSTMTAQARYTDPNTRSFTGAGIWLAIASFAAAGVVALLAWISRDRSPRFTAPGEEPQG
- a CDS encoding mycobacterial-type methylenetetrahydrofolate reductase, translating into MTLNTIALELVPPNIDGGKERALEDAQKVVQNSSEFGLDGRIRHVMIPGMIAEEDDRPVPMQPKLDVLDFWSIIKPELPGLNGLCTQVTAFMDEHALRDRLSDLIAAGMEGVVFVGVPRTMNDGEGSGVAPTDALSIYRELVANRGVILIPTRDGEQGRFNFKCDQGATYGMTQLLYSDAIVGFLRKFAENSDHRPEVLLSFGFVPKVETRVGLINWLIQDPGNAAVADEQEFVKRLAGSEPAVKRQLMVDLYKRVIDGVADLGFPLSVHLEATYGVSAPAFETFGEMLAYWSPAEQI